In Sulfitobacter sp. W027, a single window of DNA contains:
- a CDS encoding aspartate/glutamate racemase family protein: protein MTNETGARLGILMLDTRFPRILGDVGNAGSWSFPVRYAVVPVATPEAIVCDDIEPFVQAFIAVGRELTAKGCTGIATTCGFLALIRPRLAEALSVPVAASALEQAGQIAACLPPGQRVGILTISASSLSPAHLRAAGVPEGSRVMGLEGSGFARSILGNLPDLDVPQARTEMVQAARRLVEAHADVGAILLECTNMVPYAPDIAAATGRPVHSIHSYLNWFHAGLQPPSFA from the coding sequence ATGACAAACGAGACGGGCGCGCGGTTGGGGATACTTATGCTCGACACGCGGTTTCCTCGAATTCTGGGTGATGTGGGCAACGCGGGCAGTTGGTCCTTTCCGGTGCGCTATGCAGTGGTGCCGGTGGCCACGCCTGAGGCGATTGTCTGCGATGACATCGAACCCTTCGTGCAGGCCTTTATCGCCGTGGGGCGAGAGTTAACCGCCAAAGGCTGCACCGGCATCGCGACCACCTGCGGCTTCTTGGCGCTGATCCGACCCCGTCTGGCCGAGGCGCTGAGCGTGCCCGTCGCTGCCTCGGCGTTGGAGCAGGCGGGGCAGATCGCGGCCTGTCTGCCGCCGGGGCAAAGGGTGGGGATTTTGACGATCTCTGCCAGCTCCCTCTCACCCGCCCATCTGCGCGCGGCAGGGGTGCCCGAGGGGAGCCGGGTGATGGGTTTGGAAGGCAGCGGTTTTGCCCGGTCCATCCTTGGCAATCTGCCCGACCTCGATGTGCCGCAGGCGCGGACCGAGATGGTGCAGGCGGCCCGGCGGCTGGTGGAGGCCCATGCGGATGTCGGTGCGATCTTGTTGGAATGCACCAATATGGTGCCCTATGCGCCCGATATCGCAGCGGCGACTGGGCGGCCCGTGCATTCGATCCATAGTTATCTCAACTGGTTTCACGCAGGGTTGCAGCCGCCCAGCTTCGCCTAG
- a CDS encoding winged helix-turn-helix domain-containing protein — MSRPTLGNAAARRLFLARHLLSEPPQGLAKGAALLKVIHDLGFMQLDSINTVARAHDLILFARRPRYRPAELKRLYEKDRALFEHWTHDAAVIPMDFYTQWHLRRTRDAAKLLGRWKDWQRHDFEAQMQSVLAQVRAEGTVTSSDVGRDEPRSSGGWWEWHPSKTALEYLWRSGALAVAGREGFRKRYDLTERVVPAALHDPANAPDTAQTIDWCCDQALARLGFATAGELAAFWAHISPAEARGWCAAELAAGRLEEVNIEAADGSLRLAFLRPGWADDPALTRDPPKRLRVLSPFDPALRDRKRAARLFGFDYRIEVFVPEAQRRYGYYVFPLLQGDRLVGRVDMKAHRDADELRVTALWPERGVRWGKGRQEAFEAELQRLLPLAGVSQVCFADNWLRDPV; from the coding sequence GTGAGCCGCCCGACGCTTGGCAATGCCGCCGCGCGGCGGTTGTTTCTGGCGCGTCACCTGCTGTCTGAGCCGCCACAGGGCCTGGCCAAGGGCGCGGCGCTGCTGAAGGTGATCCATGATCTGGGCTTTATGCAACTCGACAGCATCAATACGGTGGCGCGGGCGCATGATCTGATCCTCTTTGCCCGCCGCCCGCGCTACCGCCCTGCTGAACTGAAACGGCTCTATGAAAAAGACCGCGCGCTGTTTGAGCATTGGACCCATGACGCCGCCGTCATCCCGATGGACTTCTACACTCAATGGCACCTGCGCCGGACCCGCGATGCGGCGAAGCTTTTGGGCCGCTGGAAGGATTGGCAGCGCCATGATTTCGAGGCGCAGATGCAAAGCGTACTGGCGCAGGTCCGCGCAGAGGGCACCGTTACCTCATCGGATGTGGGCCGGGACGAGCCGCGCAGCAGCGGGGGCTGGTGGGAATGGCATCCCTCGAAAACCGCGCTTGAATATCTCTGGCGCAGCGGTGCGCTGGCCGTGGCCGGGCGTGAGGGGTTTCGCAAGCGTTATGATCTGACCGAACGGGTGGTGCCCGCTGCGCTTCACGATCCGGCCAATGCCCCCGATACCGCGCAGACCATCGACTGGTGCTGCGACCAAGCACTGGCGCGTTTGGGCTTTGCCACGGCGGGAGAGTTGGCAGCCTTCTGGGCACATATTTCCCCCGCCGAGGCGCGCGGATGGTGCGCGGCGGAGCTGGCTGCTGGGCGGTTAGAGGAAGTAAATATCGAGGCTGCCGACGGCAGTTTGCGCCTCGCCTTCCTCCGCCCCGGCTGGGCCGATGACCCTGCCCTCACACGCGATCCGCCCAAGCGCCTGAGGGTGCTCAGCCCTTTCGACCCCGCCCTGCGGGATCGCAAACGCGCGGCACGGCTCTTCGGTTTTGATTATCGGATCGAGGTCTTCGTGCCAGAGGCGCAGCGCAGATACGGCTACTATGTCTTTCCGCTGCTACAGGGCGACAGGCTGGTGGGCCGCGTCGACATGAAAGCCCATCGTGACGCGGATGAGTTGCGCGTCACCGCGCTTTGGCCCGAGCGTGGCGTCCGCTGGGGCAAGGGACGGCAAGAAGCGTTTGAGGCGGAGTTGCAACGTCTCCTGCCGCTTGCCGGGGTGAGCCAAGTCTGTTTTGCCGACAACTGGCTGCGCGATCCGGTCTAG
- a CDS encoding LacI family DNA-binding transcriptional regulator, with product MTTPPKRPLTLRDVSDACGVSEMTVSRVLRKRGDVSEATRNRVLAAAKALGYVPNQIAGSLASQRVNLVAVVIPSLGNMVFPEVLNGINQVLEDTPLQPVVGVTDYLPEKEERVLYEMLSWRPSGVIIAGLEHSEATRAMLRNAGIPVVEIMDTDGKPIDAMVGISHRRAGREMAQAILREGYERIGFMGTKMPLDHRARKRFEGFTEGLAKAGVEIEDRAFYSGGSALAKGREMTQEMLERSPDLDFLYYSNDMIGAGGLLHLIDRGIDIPGQIGLAGFNNVELLQGLPLQLATMDACRNEIGQAAARIILNQTVPEPDPDMQTQVTLTPTLSLGDTLRRRRRG from the coding sequence TTGACCACACCCCCCAAACGCCCGTTGACCCTGCGCGATGTGTCCGATGCTTGTGGCGTTTCCGAGATGACGGTCAGCCGTGTCCTGCGCAAACGCGGCGACGTATCGGAAGCCACCCGAAACCGTGTGCTGGCCGCCGCCAAGGCGCTTGGCTATGTGCCCAACCAGATCGCCGGATCGCTGGCCAGCCAGCGGGTCAACCTTGTAGCCGTAGTGATCCCGTCCTTGGGGAATATGGTGTTTCCCGAAGTGCTTAATGGCATCAATCAGGTGTTGGAAGATACACCGCTCCAGCCGGTCGTGGGGGTCACGGATTACCTCCCCGAGAAAGAAGAGCGGGTGCTTTACGAGATGCTTTCGTGGCGGCCCTCGGGGGTCATCATCGCAGGGCTGGAGCATTCGGAGGCCACCCGCGCCATGCTGCGCAATGCAGGCATTCCGGTGGTTGAGATCATGGACACCGATGGCAAACCCATTGACGCGATGGTGGGCATTTCGCACCGCCGCGCGGGGCGCGAGATGGCACAGGCGATCCTGCGCGAAGGCTATGAGCGGATCGGTTTCATGGGCACGAAAATGCCGCTCGATCACCGCGCGCGAAAACGGTTCGAGGGCTTTACCGAAGGACTGGCCAAGGCAGGGGTGGAGATCGAAGACCGCGCCTTTTACTCAGGCGGCTCTGCGCTGGCTAAGGGGCGCGAGATGACGCAAGAGATGCTGGAACGCTCGCCCGACCTAGATTTTCTCTATTATTCCAACGATATGATCGGCGCGGGCGGCTTGCTGCACCTGATCGACCGAGGCATCGACATTCCTGGTCAGATTGGCCTTGCCGGGTTTAACAACGTCGAACTGCTACAGGGTCTGCCGCTTCAATTGGCGACGATGGACGCCTGCCGAAACGAGATCGGTCAGGCCGCCGCGCGGATCATCCTCAATCAGACGGTACCCGAACCCGACCCCGATATGCAGACCCAGGTCACCCTGACCCCGACGCTGTCGCTGGGCGATACCCTGCGCCGTCGCCGTCGGGGGTGA
- a CDS encoding L,D-transpeptidase, whose product MLTRRHFIQTTTALFSGAIATPLMARTRPTAAEKAAWDARVTPAGFDPATSNPWGVHPRFLPQRVVANDNLRVGDVHVDAVARYVYHIEEGGTAMRYGVAIARGNLYEPGTYTIKRKAEWPHWTPTQNMIKRDPELYAGLEDGVPPGPENPLGSRALYLFEGNRDTYLRIHGTPEPRSIGGRASSGCVRMIMAHINQLYPNVRTGSTAYLYSAEESVVARS is encoded by the coding sequence ATGCTGACAAGACGTCATTTCATCCAAACAACCACGGCGCTGTTTTCCGGCGCAATCGCCACACCGCTGATGGCACGCACCCGCCCAACCGCGGCAGAAAAAGCCGCATGGGATGCGCGGGTCACGCCTGCGGGCTTTGATCCGGCGACCAGCAACCCTTGGGGCGTACACCCGCGGTTCTTGCCGCAGCGCGTTGTGGCAAACGACAATCTGCGCGTCGGCGATGTGCATGTGGATGCCGTCGCACGCTATGTCTACCACATCGAAGAGGGCGGCACCGCGATGCGCTACGGCGTCGCGATTGCGCGCGGCAATCTTTATGAGCCCGGCACTTACACGATCAAACGCAAAGCCGAATGGCCGCATTGGACGCCCACGCAAAACATGATCAAGCGCGATCCTGAGCTTTACGCGGGTCTGGAAGACGGTGTGCCCCCCGGCCCGGAAAACCCGCTCGGCTCGCGGGCGCTTTATCTATTCGAAGGCAACCGCGACACCTATTTGCGCATCCACGGCACACCCGAACCGCGGAGCATCGGGGGCCGGGCCAGCTCTGGCTGTGTGCGGATGATCATGGCGCATATTAACCAACTATATCCGAATGTGCGGACTGGCTCGACAGCCTATCTCTATTCGGCAGAAGAAAGCGTCGTCGCGCGCAGCTAA
- the queF gene encoding preQ(1) synthase, with product MSEDIYSNLKQLGGETRIPTSPEEAELERVPNPQADVAYNVRFTAPEFTSLCPMTGQPDFAHLVIDYVPGPWLVESKSLKLFLTSFRNHGAFHEDCTISIARRLADFLDPQWLRIGGYWYPRGGIPIDVFWQTGPLPEGIWIPDQGVPPYRGRG from the coding sequence ATGTCCGAAGACATTTACAGCAATCTCAAACAACTCGGCGGTGAGACCCGCATCCCCACCAGCCCCGAAGAGGCCGAGTTGGAGCGGGTGCCGAACCCACAGGCCGATGTGGCCTACAACGTGCGCTTTACCGCGCCGGAGTTCACCTCGCTCTGCCCGATGACCGGCCAACCGGACTTTGCCCATCTGGTGATCGACTATGTGCCCGGCCCGTGGTTAGTGGAATCCAAATCGCTCAAGCTGTTTTTGACCTCGTTCCGCAATCACGGGGCTTTCCACGAGGATTGCACGATCTCAATCGCACGCCGCTTGGCCGATTTCCTTGATCCGCAATGGCTTCGGATCGGCGGCTATTGGTATCCGCGCGGCGGTATCCCGATCGATGTCTTTTGGCAAACCGGCCCCCTGCCCGAGGGGATCTGGATCCCCGACCAAGGTGTGCCCCCCTACCGGGGCCGTGGCTAA
- the queE gene encoding 7-carboxy-7-deazaguanine synthase QueE: MTLRIAEIFGPTIQGEGALIGEPTVFVRAGGCDYRCSWCDSLHAVDSQYRHSWAPLSSEDVWRKVRRLSNDQPLTVSLSGGNPAIQDFGPLIQLGKAAGYRFACETQGSIARPWFADLDTLVLSPKPPSSGEEVDWDAFEACCTIGAKARQQVMKIVIFDEIDYQWAREVHAHHLDIPLYLQPGNPEVDPATPVDPQALADRLGWLTEMAMADGWFAPRILPQLHVLIWGNKRGV; encoded by the coding sequence ATGACCCTGCGCATCGCCGAGATTTTCGGCCCCACCATTCAGGGCGAAGGCGCGCTGATCGGGGAGCCGACGGTATTCGTCCGCGCGGGCGGTTGTGACTATCGGTGCAGCTGGTGCGACAGCCTGCATGCGGTTGATAGTCAATACCGTCACAGTTGGGCACCCCTAAGTTCTGAGGATGTGTGGCGCAAGGTACGCAGGCTCTCGAACGACCAACCGCTGACGGTTTCCCTGTCGGGCGGCAACCCGGCCATTCAGGATTTCGGCCCGTTGATCCAATTGGGCAAGGCTGCGGGCTACCGTTTCGCCTGCGAAACGCAAGGCTCTATCGCACGCCCGTGGTTTGCCGATCTTGATACGCTGGTGCTGTCCCCCAAGCCGCCCTCGAGCGGTGAGGAGGTCGATTGGGACGCCTTTGAGGCCTGCTGCACCATCGGTGCAAAGGCGCGGCAACAGGTGATGAAGATCGTAATTTTCGATGAGATCGACTACCAATGGGCGCGCGAAGTGCATGCCCACCACCTTGATATTCCTCTCTACCTGCAGCCCGGCAACCCGGAAGTCGACCCTGCCACCCCGGTTGATCCGCAGGCACTGGCCGACCGATTGGGCTGGCTCACTGAAATGGCGATGGCCGATGGCTGGTTTGCCCCCCGTATCCTGCCGCAGCTTCATGTCCTGATCTGGGGCAACAAACGCGGCGTCTGA
- the queD gene encoding 6-carboxytetrahydropterin synthase QueD, with protein sequence MFRIRKEFHFSASHQLTHLPDDHKCARLHGHNYIVVVELAAETLNTDGFVRDYHDLKALKTYIDDHFDHRHLNDVLDGPSTAENMAKHFHDWCAARWPETSAVLVSETPKTWAEYRP encoded by the coding sequence ATGTTTCGCATTCGCAAAGAGTTCCACTTCTCCGCCAGTCATCAACTGACCCACCTGCCCGACGACCACAAATGCGCGCGGCTGCATGGGCACAACTATATCGTTGTGGTTGAACTGGCGGCCGAGACGCTCAATACCGATGGCTTCGTGCGCGATTATCATGACCTGAAGGCACTCAAGACCTATATCGACGACCACTTTGACCACAGGCATCTGAACGATGTTCTCGATGGCCCCTCCACTGCCGAGAATATGGCGAAGCATTTCCATGATTGGTGCGCCGCGCGCTGGCCTGAGACCAGTGCCGTATTGGTGAGCGAGACCCCCAAGACATGGGCGGAATACCGGCCATGA
- the queC gene encoding 7-cyano-7-deazaguanine synthase QueC, giving the protein MKTLVICSGGLDSVSLAHITANEHQLTRLVSFDYGQRHRKEVDFAEAAAKRLAVPFHLIDMRGIGAALSGSALTDDIDVPDGHYAEDTMKITVVPNRNAIMLSIGFGIAAAQGDEAVATAVHGGDHFIYPDCRPGFTRAFDAMQQAALDGYADVRLHTPFVEQSKAEIVRQGARQGTPFAETWSCYKGGDVHCGRCGTCVERREAFHLAEVTDPTVYADPDYWTTALATRGEG; this is encoded by the coding sequence ATGAAAACACTTGTCATCTGCTCTGGCGGACTCGATTCCGTGTCGCTTGCGCATATCACCGCTAATGAGCATCAGCTCACCCGGCTTGTCTCCTTTGACTATGGACAGCGCCACCGCAAGGAGGTCGACTTCGCCGAAGCCGCCGCCAAGCGGCTAGCTGTGCCGTTCCACCTGATCGACATGCGCGGCATTGGTGCTGCGCTGTCAGGCTCTGCCCTGACCGACGATATCGACGTGCCTGACGGGCATTACGCCGAAGACACGATGAAGATCACCGTTGTGCCGAACCGCAATGCGATTATGCTGTCGATCGGCTTTGGCATAGCGGCAGCGCAGGGCGACGAGGCTGTCGCCACTGCCGTGCATGGCGGCGACCACTTCATCTATCCCGATTGCCGCCCCGGCTTTACCCGCGCTTTTGACGCGATGCAGCAAGCTGCCCTCGACGGCTATGCCGATGTGCGCCTGCACACGCCGTTTGTGGAGCAAAGCAAGGCCGAGATCGTCCGCCAAGGCGCGCGGCAGGGCACGCCCTTTGCCGAGACTTGGTCGTGCTACAAAGGCGGCGATGTCCATTGTGGGCGTTGCGGCACCTGTGTGGAACGGCGCGAAGCCTTCCATTTGGCCGAGGTCACCGACCCCACAGTCTACGCCGACCCGGACTATTGGACCACGGCCCTCGCCACACGGGGGGAAGGCTGA
- a CDS encoding sensor histidine kinase: MLKSPQSVTLDASHFELIEAMTDEVVVLDATGKIVAVNMAWKLFCEENDGDAGTHYVGANYFDICKAAVMDSVVQAEAVLDGLRQALKTGTSFEGEYPCDGPGVRRWFQLNANRMTIQGAPCLLLQHRNVTTRRMAHDDVERAHVQAETFAALVATTGEAILTYDLEGRIISWNPAAERLYGYTEAEALGQSVELLFPADWPTSVLEYRDQIMSGSLRQFDAVRIAKDGTKRHVTIACTPIRTLSGDIVSISNIHHDVTATRRAEEVRDLVSREVIHRAKNMLSLVTAMQRQTANSASSLAEFNKSFGDRIQALARSTDLLVDGGWSSVDLGQLVRAQLDPFLHEHTKVVDVAGPSVALGPQALQLIGMALHELATNSTKYGVMSDGRGHIQCHWSHTKEGGLRFQWAETGITLDPSVKRTSGFGSKVLSVLAPAMVNGSADTVTSDDALTWTVTIPPSHLGKTN; encoded by the coding sequence ATGTTGAAAAGCCCTCAGAGCGTAACGCTCGACGCCAGCCATTTTGAATTGATTGAGGCGATGACCGACGAAGTGGTCGTCCTTGACGCCACAGGAAAGATTGTGGCGGTTAATATGGCATGGAAGCTCTTTTGCGAAGAGAACGACGGTGACGCCGGGACGCATTATGTGGGGGCCAATTACTTCGACATCTGCAAAGCGGCGGTGATGGATTCCGTGGTGCAGGCCGAAGCTGTTCTGGACGGGCTGAGGCAAGCTTTGAAAACTGGCACGTCTTTTGAGGGGGAGTATCCCTGTGACGGGCCGGGCGTGCGGCGCTGGTTTCAATTGAATGCCAACCGCATGACGATCCAGGGTGCGCCCTGTTTGCTGCTGCAACACCGGAATGTGACGACGCGGCGCATGGCCCATGATGATGTTGAGCGCGCCCATGTACAGGCTGAGACCTTCGCCGCGCTGGTTGCCACCACGGGCGAGGCGATCCTGACCTACGATCTTGAGGGCCGCATCATCAGCTGGAACCCGGCGGCCGAACGGCTTTATGGCTATACTGAAGCAGAGGCTTTGGGTCAGTCAGTAGAACTGCTTTTTCCGGCGGACTGGCCAACAAGCGTGCTTGAGTATCGCGATCAGATCATGTCAGGCAGCCTGCGTCAGTTCGATGCGGTGCGCATCGCCAAGGATGGCACAAAGCGCCACGTGACCATTGCCTGCACGCCGATCCGAACGCTTTCCGGCGATATCGTTTCAATCTCGAACATTCACCATGATGTAACGGCCACTCGGCGCGCCGAAGAGGTGCGTGATCTTGTCTCGCGGGAGGTTATTCACCGCGCAAAGAACATGCTGTCCCTGGTGACGGCGATGCAGCGGCAGACTGCGAACTCCGCTTCGTCGCTGGCAGAGTTCAACAAATCTTTCGGGGATCGCATTCAGGCGCTGGCCCGTTCGACCGACTTGTTGGTCGATGGTGGTTGGTCATCGGTGGACCTTGGGCAATTGGTCCGCGCGCAGTTGGACCCATTTTTGCATGAGCATACCAAGGTCGTGGATGTGGCTGGCCCCTCCGTGGCACTTGGTCCGCAGGCGTTGCAATTGATCGGTATGGCGCTGCACGAACTGGCGACCAATTCCACCAAATATGGCGTGATGAGCGACGGGCGCGGGCATATCCAATGTCACTGGTCGCACACCAAAGAGGGTGGGCTGCGGTTTCAATGGGCCGAGACGGGGATCACCCTTGATCCATCCGTCAAAAGAACATCAGGGTTTGGCAGCAAGGTTCTTTCGGTGCTGGCCCCTGCTATGGTCAACGGGTCGGCGGATACGGTCACTAGTGACGACGCGCTGACCTGGACGGTCACCATCCCTCCTAGCCATTTGGGTAAAACCAACTAG
- a CDS encoding MauE/DoxX family redox-associated membrane protein, translating into MAEAQGKTATLYRMVMKQHLCPYGLKSKDLLERRGYIVEDHHLTTRKETDAFMAQEGVDTTPQTYIDGERIGGYDDLRVYFGVNRPKDEQSDTSYQPVIAIFGVAFLMALALSWYAFGDILTLRAFEWFISISMCFLAVQKLQDIESFSTMFLNYDLLAQRWVPYGKVYPFGEALAGILMTAGALTWLSAPVAIVIGAIGATSVIKAVYIDKRELKCACVGGSSNVPLGFVSLTENVMMLGMGIWMLIKVYG; encoded by the coding sequence ATGGCTGAGGCACAGGGCAAAACCGCAACGCTTTACCGGATGGTGATGAAGCAACATCTTTGCCCCTACGGGTTGAAGTCGAAAGACCTGTTGGAACGGCGGGGCTATATCGTTGAGGACCATCACCTGACGACGCGCAAAGAGACTGACGCCTTCATGGCGCAAGAGGGCGTCGATACCACCCCACAGACCTATATCGACGGGGAGCGGATCGGGGGGTATGACGATCTGCGCGTGTATTTTGGCGTGAATCGACCTAAAGACGAACAATCTGACACGAGCTATCAGCCGGTCATTGCGATCTTCGGAGTGGCCTTTCTGATGGCACTGGCCCTGTCGTGGTATGCCTTTGGCGACATCCTCACCCTGCGGGCGTTTGAGTGGTTCATCTCGATCTCTATGTGCTTCCTTGCGGTGCAAAAGCTGCAGGACATCGAGAGCTTTTCGACAATGTTTCTCAACTACGATCTGCTGGCGCAGCGTTGGGTGCCCTATGGTAAGGTTTACCCTTTTGGCGAGGCTCTGGCCGGTATACTCATGACAGCGGGCGCGCTGACCTGGCTCTCGGCCCCCGTGGCGATCGTCATCGGCGCGATCGGCGCGACTTCGGTGATCAAGGCGGTTTATATCGACAAGCGCGAATTGAAATGTGCTTGCGTCGGCGGGTCGAGCAATGTGCCGCTGGGGTTTGTTTCGTTGACCGAGAACGTCATGATGCTGGGAATGGGGATCTGGATGTTGATCAAAGTCTACGGTTGA
- the leuB gene encoding 3-isopropylmalate dehydrogenase, which produces MANPSLLILPGDGIGPEVMAQVTRIIDWFGEKRDLAFDVEHDLVGGAAYDKHGTPLHDDTMARALEVDAVLLGAVGGPQYDDLDFSVKPERGLLRLRKEMDLFSNLRPAQCFDALADFSSLKKDIVAGLDIMIVRELTSGVYFGEPRGIFEEGNERVGINTQRYTESEIERVARSAFELARRRGNKVCSMEKANVMESGILWREVTQRVRDAEYPDVELSHMYADNGAMQLVRAPKQFDVIVTDNLFGDILSDCAAMLTGSLGMLPSASLGAPNTDGRPKALYEPVHGSAPDIAGQGKANPIACILSFAMALRYSFDQGEEAARLEKAVEQALADGARTPDLMGPEGGTPITTEEMGDAILKSLDASL; this is translated from the coding sequence ATGGCCAACCCATCCTTGCTCATCCTCCCCGGCGACGGCATCGGCCCCGAGGTTATGGCGCAGGTCACGCGCATCATCGACTGGTTCGGCGAAAAGCGCGATCTGGCCTTCGATGTAGAGCATGATCTGGTCGGCGGTGCCGCCTATGACAAACACGGCACGCCCCTGCATGACGACACGATGGCCCGGGCTCTCGAAGTCGACGCGGTGCTCTTAGGCGCGGTGGGCGGTCCACAATACGACGACCTCGATTTCTCCGTGAAACCCGAACGTGGCCTTTTGCGTCTGCGCAAAGAGATGGACCTTTTCTCCAACCTGCGCCCGGCACAATGCTTTGACGCGCTGGCCGATTTCTCCTCGCTGAAAAAAGACATCGTCGCCGGTCTCGACATCATGATCGTGCGCGAACTGACCTCAGGCGTCTATTTCGGCGAACCGCGCGGCATCTTCGAGGAAGGCAACGAACGCGTCGGCATCAACACGCAACGCTACACCGAAAGCGAGATCGAGCGCGTCGCCCGCTCCGCTTTTGAGCTCGCCCGCCGACGGGGCAACAAAGTCTGCTCCATGGAAAAAGCCAATGTCATGGAAAGCGGCATCCTGTGGCGCGAAGTCACCCAGCGGGTGCGCGACGCCGAATACCCGGATGTCGAACTCAGCCACATGTACGCCGACAACGGCGCCATGCAACTGGTCCGCGCCCCCAAACAATTCGACGTCATCGTCACCGACAACCTCTTCGGCGACATCCTCAGCGACTGCGCCGCCATGCTGACCGGCAGCCTCGGCATGCTGCCCTCCGCCAGCCTCGGCGCGCCCAATACCGATGGCCGGCCCAAAGCCCTCTACGAGCCCGTTCACGGCTCCGCCCCCGACATCGCGGGCCAAGGCAAAGCCAACCCGATCGCCTGTATCCTCAGCTTCGCCATGGCGCTGCGCTACTCCTTCGATCAAGGCGAAGAGGCCGCCCGTTTGGAAAAAGCCGTCGAACAGGCGCTGGCCGACGGTGCCCGCACCCCCGACCTGATGGGCCCCGAAGGCGGCACCCCCATTACGACCGAGGAGATGGGCGACGCGATCCTCAAATCGCTCGACGCAAGCCTTTAA
- a CDS encoding endonuclease/exonuclease/phosphatase family protein: MLLAGFAQADPLRIATFNTELSRKGPGLLLRDILRDDDLSVSSVVQTITAANPDIIALQGIDYDLELSTLDALADALTAAGAPYPHRFAAPPNAGRHSGVDLEGDGKRGGPRDAQGYGRFFGQGAMAILSRHPIMTAQLQDFSALLWRDLPGSLYPIIDGAPFAGAEAHATQRLSSNSHWSLPIQTSDGPITLLTYHATPPVFDGPEDRNGRRNHDETIFWVHHLAGVIGTPPTHPFILLGDANLDPTGGDGRGDAIAALLSHPALQDPQPDQPTVNWPQTGPMRVGYILPSRHWQVVDAGLIWPQGDAASRHALVWVDLTR; the protein is encoded by the coding sequence GTGCTGCTGGCGGGTTTCGCGCAGGCCGACCCGCTGCGCATCGCCACCTTCAACACCGAACTTTCGCGCAAAGGTCCGGGCCTTCTGCTGCGCGATATCCTGCGCGACGATGACCTAAGCGTGTCTTCCGTGGTGCAAACCATCACCGCTGCCAATCCCGATATCATCGCCCTCCAAGGCATCGACTACGATCTCGAACTCAGCACCCTCGATGCCCTCGCCGATGCCCTCACCGCTGCTGGTGCGCCCTACCCCCACCGCTTCGCCGCGCCGCCCAATGCGGGTCGTCATAGCGGTGTCGATCTCGAAGGAGACGGCAAGCGCGGCGGCCCCCGCGACGCCCAAGGCTACGGCCGTTTCTTTGGCCAAGGCGCCATGGCCATCCTCTCGCGCCACCCGATCATGACGGCGCAGCTCCAAGACTTCAGCGCCCTTCTCTGGCGCGACCTTCCAGGCTCACTTTACCCGATTATCGATGGCGCCCCCTTTGCTGGAGCCGAGGCCCACGCCACGCAGCGCCTGTCGTCCAACAGTCATTGGTCTTTGCCCATCCAGACATCCGATGGCCCCATCACACTGCTGACCTACCATGCCACCCCGCCCGTGTTCGACGGCCCCGAAGACCGCAATGGCCGCCGCAACCACGACGAAACCATCTTCTGGGTCCACCACCTTGCCGGAGTGATCGGCACCCCGCCTACACATCCCTTCATTCTACTGGGCGATGCCAACCTAGACCCGACCGGCGGCGACGGGCGCGGAGACGCCATTGCCGCCCTCCTGTCCCACCCCGCACTGCAAGACCCGCAGCCCGACCAGCCCACGGTCAACTGGCCACAAACCGGCCCGATGCGCGTCGGCTACATCCTGCCCTCCCGCCACTGGCAGGTGGTCGACGCAGGCCTCATCTGGCCCCAGGGTGACGCCGCAAGCCGTCATGCCCTCGTCTGGGTCGATCTCACCCGCTAA